The following nucleotide sequence is from Scleropages formosus chromosome 4, fSclFor1.1, whole genome shotgun sequence.
GCAGTCATGGCAGCTCATAGACTATGCGGCACCATGAGGGCTTTTCATTCACAAAAGATGGAGCGTGTCGCTCTCGGCGTGAGACAGTTCCTCGGCTTCGGCTCCGAGGTCGTGCGGGGGAGCATGCGACGGTGTCACGAGAGCGCATGGAGCAGACACGGCAAAGTGAGACGAGTGGGCGTGGAGCTGGGAGAAAGGTGAGGGGAGCGGACCCGACTCTGGCACCACCACCAGGACAGGGTTCACGAGCCGCCTCTGTTGTCATCTCTCTGACCGTGGGCACTTGGAGTCCGCTCGCGTGCTCCGTCCTCGTGCCTCGCGCGCTCTCTTATCCAATTagcatgcaggttttttttctgcaaaagatCTCATGCTGGTGTGTCcatcttttgttatttttttccccaatttacatattattattattattattattattattattaatacattttacatagttctcttaaatgcagtttcccaaaatgctgtgtaaatgctagtggttagagctgctgcttttgcacctgaaggttgcaggttcgaatcccaactccagctgtagtacccttgagcaaggtacttaccctaaaattacccagctgtataaatgggtgattagttgttagtcactttggagaaaacatcagctcgatgaacaaatgtaaaatgagtcaacaaaattaaatacaatcaCAGTGCAATGGGATTATTATAGGAAaaatagtaaaacaaaacatgagaGTGAAGGAGAAAGGAAGGGGAGCACACAATTGCGTAGTCTTATTTTCTGTGTCGGTAAGCACAGTCtaactttgttttgtgttcGGCATTTATTTGAAATCGGGGGTGTACGGTATCTGAGACATGTACTGAATAAAAAGGGTGTATGTGGTAACATTTCCGCACCGTGTGAGCAGAGTGTTTAGAAGCTGGACGCTGCCTTTATTGTAACCCTGAATCTGTTTGTCACCTTTGCCCTCCGTGTTTTGTAGAAAACTCGAAATCTCCACCGGCAAACTGGCCAGATTCGCTGACGGGTCTTCTGTCGTTCAGGTagaggaatatttttttaaaatcctcttTTTCTGTGGGTCTGTTCATTTATGTACCTGACTAATACCTCTTATTGGCTAGAGATGCTCCTCACGTTTTTGTGATGCAGCTGGGCAAGCGCTTCTTCAGCCTAGTTACCGTGGACAGAACCTTTGTTGAGTGGCGGTCGCAGTAGAGTGACCGTGACGTTTTATCGTTGCAGCTCGGAGAAACGTCTGTTATGGTGACAGCTGTCAGCAAGTCGAAACCCACCGCCTCTCAGTTCATGCCACTGGTTGTAAgtcttcattcattatttttcttaatgcTCTCATATGTGAGGAGCTGGGGACTGAGGAAGGTAGATGCTCTAGGCCTGGGGTACTTAACTGGGGGTCCCTTGTCCCTTTAGTGGTCCGGGGATCAGTTTCAGGGAGTCTCTGCAGTTCGGGCTTGCTCTGAAAGTAATAGCCTAACTAAAAAGAaattggggcagctggtagcatagcagttagagccgcTGGTCTCAGGTTCGAACctcacctccagcagtagtacccttgatcaaggtacttaccctaaattgctcaagtaaaattacccagctatacgaATGGGtagataaaagataaaaatattatttgtcaCGCGGTTCGATATGAGGGTAATGACGTGTCAGTGCCGTAAATTGAGTGTCTTGTTTTCTCCGAGTTTATTTGTGGACGTTTTTCTCTGAGGGGTCCTTTAGCGTTCATCGGATTCTTCTAGAGATTTGTGGAATAGAACAGCTTAAAAAGCGCTTCTCTATGGAGCAAATGGTTGTTAGACAAGGGCAGCAGAGCTTTGCTGCGGAGCCATTCTGCAGAGGGTACGGCACCAGAGCGCGGGGTCACTGGGTCCTCGTTTGTTCTCGCCTCGCGATCGGCAGGTGGACTACAGACAGAAATCCGCGGCTGCGGGGAGGATCCCGACCAACTATCTGCGCAGGGAGCTTGGCACGACGGATGTCGAGATCCTCACCAGCAGGCTGATAGGTGACACATCGGTCTCTCTGGACACTTCTAGAAGATGTTGGTGATCGATATGACTAATGGCGTTTCTGTCACACCCCAGACCGCTCCATCAGGCCTCTCTTCCCTGCTGGCTATTTCTATGACACGCAGGTTTGTTTAGGTGATCGGTGTGATGTGATTCTGTTCGTAATCataagatgtgttttttttttaatttttattttgaaagaccTTCTCGTATCTTTCCACCCAAGGTGCTGTGCAACCTGTTAGCCGTCGATGGAGTGAATAACCCGGACGTACTCGCTATAAACGGAGGTGAGGACCAGTCCCGTGTTTCTACACAGGAAGCTATTCTGCTGAAAGTGGAGGCGTGCCAGAGCACCGGTGACACGCAAACGCTTTTCGCCCGCAGCATCGGCTGCCCTGGCCGTCTCTGACATCCCCTGGAACGGTCCCGTTGGTGAGTAAGCCGTCGGCAGAGCTCGGCGGCTGCTGGTCCCCGTCGCCGACCCGTTCGTATCTTCGGCTCCGTGAATTGGCCCTCCCTCAGGGATGTTTCATAAACGGCGTTACACAGACATGTACGGTGATGTCTAGGTGCGGTACGCATGGGTATCGTGGACGGGGAGTTTGTGGTGAACCCGACTCGCAGGGAAATGGCCTCCAGCACGCTGAACCTGGTGGTGGCCAGCGCTCCCCTTAGTCAAATAGGTGAGTCCCTTCGGAAGCTTCGCCGATGATTATTCTTATTTCGGTGACACCTTTGTCCGAGGTGACTTGTGCGGTTGCGTTTGTGCAGTGCGTGCTCCAACCAGTTGTGGAGATGGAAATACACATTCAATATCGATCATTAGACTtatatgttgtgtgttttttgtaatGTGGTGCGGCAAGGGTTAAACGTATGTGGCTGTCGAACTCTGGGCTGCCGGGAAAGTCAGGTGCAGATTTGGTCAGATGTCCCTTCATCAAGGTCTTTaggaatgttccagaatgtAATCTTTCCATCGCTGCAGCTGGTGTGAGAACCTCACAGTTGTACGGGGTGAAAGCTGTAGGGTTGGGAATGCAGGAGCGTGAGGAGGCAGGCGATCCGTGCCGCACACCTGGGCGGAAGCACGTGATCCGCGTGACGGACCCGTGTCACCTGTGTCACCTGTCCGACCCACGCAGTGATGATGGAGGCGGCTGCCGAGAACGTGCTGCAGCAGGACTTCTGCCATGCCGTCAAGGTGGGGGTGAAGCACGCGCAGCAGGTCATCCTGGCCATCCAGCAGCTGGCCCGTGAGCACGGTGTGGAAAAGCGCACGCCCGCCAAGCTCTTCACAGCCGTCCCCGAAATGGCGGAGACCACGCGCCAGTAAGTCGTACGGAGAAAATTCCTTTCCCTCGTGGACGGTCGGGGTGAATGAATGGGGAGTTCGCAGCCCGACGGACGGCCTAACGCGACCCTTTCTTGCTTCCAGGTTGGCAGCAGAAAAGATCTATGCAGTTTTCACAGATTATTCCCATGACAAGGTATGAATGAACGTCTCGGCCGTACCTTCTTGCCGTTCGGTAACGCTAGACCTTGATTCGAGTAACTTGATTTGCCCCTCATTTAGGTTTCTAGAGATGAGGCCATCAACAAGATACGCCTGGACACCGAGGAGCAGTTGAAAGGTACCCCTTATCTGCTCTGGGCGCTGTGGAGACGGACTGGACGCGAGAGTGGGGTTTattcttttccccaaaatgcACGTGTTGTAAAACCCCCCTCTGCTCTTGGCAGAAAAATATCCGAAAGCGGAACCTTACGATGGGATTGAGGCCTTCAACGCGGTTTCCAAGGAGATCTTCCGTAACCTGGTGCTCAACGAGTACAAAAGGTAGGGCTCCGTCGAGCTTATTTAGGCTATGCGAGCTCTACCGTTTTACAGCTTATTTAtatgacgcttttctccaaagcgacttacaatgttaagctacttattatttacccatttatgcaggtacagttcagggtaaatacgtCACTCGAGggcagtacagctggaggtgggatttgaacctgcaacctttgggtctaaaggcagcagcgcttaCCACTCCACTACCACCTGCCCTGGTTTTAATGGGGGAAATTGTTAAACTTCTTAGGAGCGTTTTGTTTAATGCTTTAATTGCTTTACTATGGTGTTTCGGTGTTCTCATGCCGACTGTCCTCGTCTCTGGTCCGCGACACATACGGTGTCGTTTCACGCTCGCAGGTGCGACGGGCGGGATCTCACATCCCTGAGGGACATATCCTGCGAGGTGGACCTTTTTGAGCCTCTTCACGGCTCGGCGCTCTTTCAGAGGGGTCAGACGCAGGTTCGGTCTCCGCTGATGCTGCGCCAACCAACAATTTTGTTGCGTGTCGAAGAAATGGTCCTCTaattgaagccttttttttttttttgctaggtTTTCTGTACTGTGACTTTCGACTCTATAGAATCAAGTATTAAAACTGACCTGGTCACTTCTGCTTTAAGGTATCGTTATTGGCAGTCAGCATATTAATCACGAGAGTCTTTAATAATGCATAAAATGAGTGAATATAACCATTCATGAATTACTgaatatttgtgtcttttttttttttttttttttaaaaaaaaaaaaaaaccttaaacagtggagtgaaagaaaaaaattttatgcTGCACTATGAAGTGAGTATTAACACGTTCACATTGTGATTAATTCTGCTAGAAAGTTGCAACAATATCTGTCCAGTATTTGGGATAGAGTGGCGATAATGTTTACagatttcatattcatatttcatattcactATGTTTTTCATATTAGTATTAGGCACTGAACAAGCAATAtaaccaggtttttttttttttttttgtatttatatttttctccaaagtgacttgcagtgttaagccacttagttattcacccatttgtagagctgggtaatttttaccgctcAAAGGTTATTGTAGCATGGAACTGTCCAATACTGTGTGTCTGCTTTCCCTGTAAATTAGTTTTTGCCGACTTAATCTGTGCTTTGTGATCAGTTAAAGAGGATGACTTAGTCATTGAGAATTCATGTAATGATTTAAGGAATCTCAGTggtcactttttttccccatcgttttttttttttcttttttcttatcttttctttttccttttgtctcaGTTCCCTCCCTACGCAACCAATGAGATTGGGAAGCTGGGTGGGACCAACAGGAGGGAGCTTGGCCACGGTGAGCATTCATCTGCATAGGAGGAGGCATGCTGCAGTCCCCCCTTACCCCACCGCACCCGCGAGTTACTCTTCCCTCAATGTGTTATTATGTCGTCCTCATTGCAGGGGCCTTGGCGGAGAAGGGTCTGAAACCTGTCATTCCCAAAGACTTCCCCTTCACTGTAAGAGTGACCTCAGAAGTTCTGGAGTCTAACGGTTAGTTTCCGAGTGTGCCGTTTAATAAAGGGCTGTCATTTGTTCCCGGgtgggacagccggtagcgtagcggttagcgctgttgcctttggacccccaaggttataggttcaattcccacctctagcagtagtatccttgaacaaggtacttgctttaaattgctccagtaaaattactcagctatataaatgcataagtagatcaacagtgtaagttgctttggagaaaagcctcagctgaatgaatgtaaatgtgtcatgtgTTACGGTTTCTCCCAGGGTCTTCGTCCATGGCCTCGGTATGTGGAGGAAGCCTGGCCTTAATGGATGCAGGTATGAGCGAGTCGTTCGATGGCACAAAAGGATGGAGGTTTGGGAAGGCGCAGCACTTGTGAGACGTGCTTCGTGGGACTTTTGCGTTGGCTGGAGATGTTCCATTTGATCATCCTGGAGTTGTTTCCGGGGAGCTGTAACAAACCTGGATTATGTGATACAGTAGAGGTGCTTTGGGTTCCAGGTGTGCCAATTTCAGCCCCTGTTGCGGGCGTTGCTATCGGCCTCGTCTCCAAAGCCAACCCAGAGAAACAATCGGAAATCCAGGACTACAGACTGCTAACGGACATCCTGGTATGGGACGCTGTCCTTCGGTTCCAGTCATTTCTGTAAACGCCTAATGCCGCCTCTTTTAGAATGACTTTGTAACCTCGCAGTAATTTTCTTCATATCTTGCCAGGGAATAGAAGATTATAATGGAGACATGGATTTCAAAATGGCTGGTACCAGCAAAGGCATCACCGCTTTACAGGTGTGTTACTTTGGTGCTGATTTTCTCAAatcttattgtgttttttttttttttttttcgtgagTTTGCCACACTTTCACACATACTGTGTGTTTTCCTAGGCTGATGTAAAGATTCCTGGAATACCTCTGAAAATTGTAATGGAAGCTATTCAGCAAGCCACAGGTATACTGGAACATATTTAGACTGAATGACAGAATCCATATGTACTTTGAATGAAATTACATAAGCATGTTAAGATCTTtgaagtatatatatttttttaaattattattatttatttattttttttttatttcagtggctAAAAAAGAGATATTGGGCATCATGAACAAGACGATTGCTAAGCCAAGAGCCAAAAGAAAGGAGAATGGTCCAGTCGTTGGTATAatcataattataaattattattattattaaaaataaaaatgatattaataatgatgataaatgaaTGTTTGTGGCTTTGGCACTGTTTCCATCACTTTCTCCTTTTCACTAAATGACTTCAGAGACCGTTCGGGTACCTATTTCTAGAAGGGCACGGTTTGTTGGTCCTGGCGGGTACAACTTGCGTAAACTGCAAGTGGAGACAGGTAGGTCTGCGTCGGTCATCCTTTCAATCCGACACTACTTCCCAACTGGCTGCTTCCTCTTGTTGGTGTAAATGTTACAACTTGTTTCAGCATTAAAGTAAGTTATTAATTATCTTTAAACTGTTGGTGTTTGTTTCtcttaatttttccaaaagATATTTTTGGCTGCCACCCCTGTGGTCATCAGTAGGTAGACAGTCAAGGCATGTTAAACTAGGCATCTTTGCTGTGTTCCTGAGCTTTTGTGATCCCAGGTTCCGTTTGAGCAGCGTCGGCTGTTGTCGCTCCCCCCTCGGCAGGTGTAACCATCAGCCAGGTGGATGAGGAGACCTTTTCTGTGTTCGCTCCAACCCCTGGTGCTATGAGCGAGGCCCAGGAATTCATAAGAGAAATCTGCAAAGATGATGTAAGTCGAGTTCTTGATTTAGAAATGATGGCACCACTGCAtctgtttcttttatttcttttatattgTTTGCCGTCGGTAACAATGATTTTTCTTCACAGCAAGAGCAACAGCTGGAGTTTGGGGCAGTCTACACAGCAACTATCACTGAAATAAGGTACGTGGTATTAACATGATGGATGTCCATCATTAACTTTGGTTTTCTGTACTGTGACTTTCAACTATAGCAATTCAAGAGAAGGACTTAACTGCACTCAGCACAGCTTAGTGAAAACTGATCTTTAATTacattgaagttttttttttttttttttttttttttttgcaattaagTCAGTTTATCTGAAGGACTTTCGTGTCTTTGTGAGTTTTCCAACTGATGCTCTTGCTCTGAcaacccaaagacatgatgttcagtgCCTCCACTCTCCTTCTACAGAGATGCTGGAGTCATGGTCAAGTTGTACCCAAATATGAGTGCTGTTTTACTTCACAATTCCCAGCTGGACCACAAAAGGgtaacaagcagtttcagatcatttattttgcagtctGACTGTAGATCAAGtccatttcaatattttcaaaaatcttgTTTTCCTGCAGATCAAACACCCCAGTGCCCTCGGGCTGGAGGTTGGGCAGCAGATTCAGGTACGAGTTACCACAGTTGTTCCTTTTGTGAGGGAGACAAACTTTAAAGGGCCtcaagcttttaaaaaaaatttaaatgtcaatgTGTGTTTTAGGACGCTcaacagggtaagtaccttaaaccatgacagattaaaaaaaaatcaaaaaggaCAACAGATGGACTAAAACTtagttttgctttaaaaagaacTATATAAAACTTAGATGAAGCAATTACTTATAAAAGACTggctttctttaaaatgtatagTGAACTTAACAGACAGGCTCAAATCTAATATTGTGACAGCAAGCAGGGGAGCATTTTGAACAGCGCTTGGAATTCTTTTTTTGCAGGTTAAATACTTTGGACGTGACCCAACAGATGGACGGATGCGACTCTCGCGCAAAGTGCTTCAGTCTCCCGCAGCCACAGTTGTGAGGACGCTGAGCGACAAGCACAGCATCGCCATGGGGACGGGCAGCAACCAGGCCGCAGACACGCCGTAACCCGGCGCTGTCCGTTTGTGAATATCGCAGGCTGCGGTTCACTTTGTATTGCCATCGTTTTATTCACTTGCATCTCGGTTAACTGCAGGAAAAGGAACTGCTGatacatttttctgcagttaaTCTGTACAAATCTGTATAGATGGGAGTAATTTGTCAGTTTTAACACATTAGCATTTCTCTGTGAAGAGGGAAAACTATTTACCTTATTATACTGCAGTGTCTCTgtataataaattttttttaaataactggtttgtatgtacatgttttgcattattttggATATTAAAAGGACAAAATAGCATCAACATTGAGATCTTTTGTTAGTTTGCTTGGggatttttgtttaaaatacatttttatacattgtaA
It contains:
- the pnpt1 gene encoding polyribonucleotide nucleotidyltransferase 1, mitochondrial; its protein translation is MAAHRLCGTMRAFHSQKMERVALGVRQFLGFGSEVVRGSMRRCHESAWSRHGKVRRVGVELGERKLEISTGKLARFADGSSVVQLGETSVMVTAVSKSKPTASQFMPLVVDYRQKSAAAGRIPTNYLRRELGTTDVEILTSRLIDRSIRPLFPAGYFYDTQVLCNLLAVDGVNNPDVLAINGASAALAVSDIPWNGPVGAVRMGIVDGEFVVNPTRREMASSTLNLVVASAPLSQIVMMEAAAENVLQQDFCHAVKVGVKHAQQVILAIQQLAREHGVEKRTPAKLFTAVPEMAETTRQLAAEKIYAVFTDYSHDKVSRDEAINKIRLDTEEQLKEKYPKAEPYDGIEAFNAVSKEIFRNLVLNEYKRCDGRDLTSLRDISCEVDLFEPLHGSALFQRGQTQVFCTVTFDSIESSIKTDLVTSALSGVKEKNFMLHYEFPPYATNEIGKLGGTNRRELGHGALAEKGLKPVIPKDFPFTVRVTSEVLESNGSSSMASVCGGSLALMDAGVPISAPVAGVAIGLVSKANPEKQSEIQDYRLLTDILGIEDYNGDMDFKMAGTSKGITALQADVKIPGIPLKIVMEAIQQATVAKKEILGIMNKTIAKPRAKRKENGPVVETVRVPISRRARFVGPGGYNLRKLQVETGVTISQVDEETFSVFAPTPGAMSEAQEFIREICKDDQEQQLEFGAVYTATITEIRDAGVMVKLYPNMSAVLLHNSQLDHKRIKHPSALGLEVGQQIQVKYFGRDPTDGRMRLSRKVLQSPAATVVRTLSDKHSIAMGTGSNQAADTP